One Alkaliphilus sp. B6464 genomic window carries:
- a CDS encoding DUF3795 domain-containing protein, with protein sequence MIESRCGILCSECIYKEQVNCKGCINIDKPFWGESCPVKACCESKNYTHCGECSEFPCNLLNQFAYDEQQGDNGKRIEQCKKWCSR encoded by the coding sequence ATGATAGAATCAAGATGTGGTATTTTGTGTAGTGAGTGTATATATAAGGAGCAGGTGAATTGCAAAGGATGTATCAATATAGACAAGCCTTTTTGGGGTGAAAGCTGCCCTGTAAAGGCTTGCTGTGAAAGCAAAAATTATACTCACTGTGGCGAATGCAGCGAATTTCCATGTAACCTATTAAATCAGTTTGCTTATGACGAACAACAAGGCGATAATGGGAAAAGAATTGAACAATGTAAAAAATGGTGTTCAAGATAG
- a CDS encoding ABC transporter permease subunit produces the protein MIDKINDTENQKDNFKEKIKNLLTNHIVTVVFAVLCLIGFKASGLTFSFYLNDIITRISRNAFLVLALIIPVLAGMGLNFAIVLGAMAGQAAIIAVAHWGITGWQGILLCAVIAAPLAIIFGYLTGKLLNNTKGQEMITSLILGFFANGIYQMVFLILVGSIIPMKNEELILSTGVGVRTTIDLTGKLKYGLDDIFKLSFPMFVLLFSVALAIYVIFKYHNNRSLKEFNNKKYKAIGVTSLLLITFSIISMNAAGLFQSFGDSSEIARKILLELIMINNVKVPIVTGVLITLLCLFNIFISKTKIGQDFKSVGQDMHIATVSGINSNKIRVIAIVISTVLAAWGQIIYLQNLGTFSTYGSHEQVGMFAIAALLIGGASVTKATIGQALLGTVLFHTLFIVSPLAGRNLFGDPQLGEFFRAFVAYGVIGLSLGMHAWKQQIQARHKL, from the coding sequence ATGATTGATAAAATAAATGACACTGAAAATCAAAAGGATAATTTCAAGGAAAAAATAAAGAACTTACTAACAAATCATATAGTAACAGTGGTATTTGCAGTACTTTGCTTAATCGGATTTAAGGCCTCAGGATTAACATTTTCTTTTTATTTAAATGATATTATTACTAGAATTTCTAGAAATGCATTTTTAGTATTAGCCCTTATTATTCCAGTACTAGCAGGAATGGGTCTAAACTTTGCTATAGTTTTGGGTGCAATGGCTGGGCAAGCAGCTATTATTGCAGTGGCTCATTGGGGAATTACAGGATGGCAAGGGATTCTACTGTGTGCAGTAATAGCAGCACCCCTAGCAATTATTTTTGGATATTTAACAGGAAAGCTATTAAATAATACTAAGGGGCAGGAAATGATAACAAGCTTAATTTTAGGTTTTTTTGCGAATGGTATTTATCAAATGGTATTTCTTATTTTAGTTGGATCTATAATTCCTATGAAAAATGAGGAACTTATTTTAAGCACTGGCGTAGGGGTTAGAACTACAATAGACCTAACCGGCAAATTGAAATATGGTTTGGATGATATTTTTAAGCTTTCATTTCCTATGTTTGTATTATTATTTTCAGTTGCTTTAGCTATATACGTTATTTTCAAATATCACAACAATAGATCCCTAAAAGAATTCAATAATAAAAAATATAAGGCCATTGGTGTAACTAGCCTATTATTAATAACTTTTAGTATTATATCTATGAATGCTGCTGGATTGTTTCAATCCTTCGGAGATTCCTCAGAAATTGCAAGAAAAATTTTGCTAGAATTAATTATGATTAATAATGTGAAAGTACCAATAGTAACAGGTGTTTTAATTACCCTATTATGCTTGTTTAATATATTTATTTCAAAAACAAAGATTGGGCAAGATTTTAAATCCGTTGGGCAAGATATGCATATTGCAACCGTATCTGGTATTAACTCTAATAAAATTAGAGTTATTGCAATAGTAATCTCTACAGTACTTGCCGCATGGGGACAGATTATTTATCTTCAAAATCTTGGTACCTTTAGTACATATGGCAGTCATGAACAGGTAGGTATGTTTGCAATAGCAGCCCTTCTAATTGGAGGGGCATCAGTAACTAAGGCAACCATTGGCCAGGCCTTATTAGGTACAGTTTTATTTCATACATTATTTATTGTTTCGCCACTAGCAGGTAGAAATTTATTTGGTGATCCACAACTTGGAGAGTTTTTTAGAGCCTTTGTAGCTTATGGGGTTATAGGACTCTCACTAGGTATGCATGCTTGGAAGCAACAGATACAGGCAAGGCATAAATTATAG
- a CDS encoding sugar ABC transporter ATP-binding protein, whose translation MEKEEYVLQMNNIAKEYYGTRVLKGVDLCVRPGEIHALLGENGAGKSTLMNILFGMSVIHSTGGFEGDVLIDNEITHVKSPIEAMELGIGMVHQEFMLIPGYSITENIKLNREINKDNFINKFLGSKLKILDFKNMSRDARAALDTVGMDVDEWVKVAGLPVGYMQFIEIARELDKKNLKIIVFDEPTAVLTESEASGLLKAMRKIADSGIAILFITHRLEEVMEVADNITILRDGELVAKVKKEDTNPLELAELMVGRKIDGILNNTTSSIQNKNTILSIKNLTVHMPGEEVKGANLDIKEGEILGIGGLAGQGKIGIANGIMGLYPASGEVYLKERELKLGDPKEALKNNLAFVSEDRRGTGLLLDSSIELNIVITAMHNQRKYIKNYGPFTQIKSKEIREYSLKMIEDLDIRCTGPTQITRRLSGGNQQKVCIARALTLEPTILFISEPTRGIDVGAKKIVLETLVKLNKELGMTIVMTSSELSELRSICNRIAIVTEGKIQGILKPDDSDANYGLMMAGNKLETLSEGVE comes from the coding sequence TTGGAAAAAGAAGAGTATGTATTACAGATGAATAATATTGCAAAGGAATATTACGGAACCCGTGTGCTAAAAGGGGTGGATTTATGCGTTAGACCAGGAGAAATCCATGCTCTGTTAGGTGAAAATGGAGCAGGTAAGTCTACATTAATGAATATACTTTTTGGAATGTCTGTAATTCACTCAACAGGCGGGTTTGAAGGGGATGTGCTAATCGATAATGAAATTACCCATGTTAAGTCCCCTATAGAGGCTATGGAGCTAGGTATTGGTATGGTACATCAAGAATTTATGTTAATACCAGGATATTCAATTACTGAAAACATAAAGCTTAATAGAGAAATAAATAAGGATAATTTTATAAATAAATTTTTAGGGTCGAAATTAAAGATATTAGATTTTAAAAATATGAGTAGGGATGCTAGAGCAGCCCTAGATACGGTAGGAATGGATGTAGATGAGTGGGTAAAGGTTGCAGGATTACCTGTTGGCTATATGCAGTTTATTGAAATAGCAAGGGAACTGGATAAGAAGAATTTAAAAATTATTGTATTTGATGAACCTACTGCCGTTCTTACAGAAAGCGAAGCTAGTGGACTTTTAAAGGCTATGAGAAAAATTGCCGACTCTGGGATTGCGATTCTTTTTATTACCCATAGACTAGAAGAGGTAATGGAAGTAGCTGATAATATAACTATCTTACGGGATGGAGAGCTTGTAGCAAAGGTTAAAAAGGAAGATACTAATCCATTAGAACTTGCAGAGTTAATGGTTGGAAGAAAAATAGATGGAATTTTAAACAATACTACCAGTAGTATCCAGAATAAAAATACAATATTATCTATTAAAAACCTAACTGTACATATGCCTGGCGAAGAAGTAAAGGGAGCGAACTTAGATATTAAAGAAGGTGAGATTTTAGGAATCGGAGGCTTGGCGGGTCAAGGAAAGATTGGTATTGCTAATGGAATTATGGGACTTTATCCTGCCAGTGGAGAAGTTTATTTAAAGGAGAGAGAGCTTAAGTTAGGTGATCCTAAGGAAGCTCTTAAAAATAATTTAGCTTTTGTATCTGAAGATAGAAGAGGCACCGGCTTGCTTTTGGACTCATCTATCGAATTAAATATTGTTATTACAGCTATGCATAATCAAAGAAAGTATATTAAAAATTATGGACCATTTACTCAAATAAAGTCAAAGGAAATTAGGGAATATAGTTTAAAAATGATAGAGGATTTAGATATTAGATGTACTGGCCCAACTCAGATTACAAGAAGGTTAAGCGGGGGAAATCAACAAAAAGTTTGTATTGCTAGAGCTCTTACATTAGAGCCTACTATTTTATTTATTTCTGAGCCTACTAGAGGGATAGATGTTGGGGCTAAAAAAATAGTTTTAGAAACATTAGTTAAGCTTAATAAGGAATTAGGAATGACAATAGTTATGACTTCTAGTGAGCTTTCTGAATTAAGATCAATATGTAATAGAATAGCTATCGTAACTGAAGGTAAAATACAAGGTATATTAAAACCAGATGACAGTGATGCTAACTATGGTTTGATGATGGCAGGCAATAAGCTGGAAACCCTTAGCGAAGGAGTTGAATAA
- a CDS encoding methyl-accepting chemotaxis protein yields MKSIRNKLIAIFTLILLITSLTLGFVSIQTASNKLIDEESEFLEALSIQASKYIEARTNHQLSHIETLAANMDLIDGLSWEKKVDFFEREAKRSGYNNFTMIDLSGNSTTIDDKMTSTNVSHRDYFKKALSGVPAMSDVIISNVDNNTIIVYASPIIQNGQVIGVLNGARKGDILSEIVSDMEYGKTGTFFIVNETGTIIGDIDRDLVMQQYNPIEESKNDPASESLANFIESSISEKTSGTGSYTYKGIEKMSAFAPIGDSGWTIFVGIEKQEVLSGINQLRNNLGLFTLMAIVVGALITFFVSKSIAAPIVLLTGFAEKVANLDITEDVENKLLLRKDEIGGLGRAFKEIIYSLREFIKNVSYNSEYLASSSEELTAVTQQLVVTGEEVGRTIEEIAKGANDQAKDTEEGATNIDELGKQIFKNRQDILSLSSASEEVNILKDEGLNILTELVEKNKECNMAMKEVGEIIANTNKSAEKIEVASEMVKNITQQTNLLALNAAIEAARAGEAGKGFAVVADEIRKLSEQSNQFTQQITDIVVDLTNKTGQAVNTMGEVDKIVMSQTESVELTNIKFEGIADAIDKVKEAIEDINQSGNEMDRKKESIIETIQNLSAISEENAAGTEEAAASVEEQIASIEEIANASESLAKLAEEMQESISKFKY; encoded by the coding sequence ATGAAAAGTATACGAAATAAATTAATCGCTATTTTCACACTAATATTACTAATTACATCATTAACATTAGGCTTTGTATCTATTCAAACTGCTTCAAATAAGCTTATTGATGAGGAGAGTGAGTTCTTAGAAGCTTTATCTATACAAGCCTCAAAGTATATTGAAGCAAGAACCAATCACCAATTAAGCCATATTGAAACATTAGCGGCCAATATGGATTTAATCGACGGTCTATCCTGGGAGAAGAAGGTTGATTTTTTTGAAAGAGAAGCGAAAAGGTCAGGTTATAATAATTTTACTATGATAGATTTGAGTGGTAATTCAACTACTATAGATGATAAGATGACTAGTACTAATGTAAGCCATAGAGATTATTTCAAAAAGGCATTGTCTGGAGTACCTGCTATGTCCGATGTTATAATTAGTAATGTAGATAATAATACAATTATTGTATATGCATCTCCAATTATTCAAAATGGACAAGTAATAGGAGTATTAAACGGTGCTAGAAAAGGAGACATACTGAGTGAGATTGTAAGTGATATGGAGTATGGAAAAACTGGAACTTTTTTCATAGTGAATGAAACTGGAACCATTATAGGAGATATAGATAGGGACTTGGTTATGCAACAGTATAATCCTATAGAAGAATCGAAAAATGATCCTGCTTCAGAATCTTTAGCTAATTTTATTGAAAGTAGTATTTCAGAAAAGACATCTGGAACAGGAAGTTATACGTATAAAGGAATAGAAAAAATGTCAGCCTTTGCTCCAATAGGTGATAGTGGATGGACTATATTTGTAGGAATAGAGAAACAAGAAGTATTATCAGGTATAAATCAACTAAGAAACAACTTGGGTTTATTTACATTAATGGCAATTGTAGTAGGGGCACTAATCACATTTTTTGTTAGTAAAAGTATTGCAGCACCAATAGTGTTGCTTACAGGTTTCGCAGAGAAGGTGGCTAATTTAGATATTACTGAAGATGTAGAAAACAAACTTCTTTTGAGAAAAGATGAAATAGGAGGATTAGGTCGTGCATTTAAAGAAATAATATACAGTTTGAGAGAATTTATAAAAAATGTATCCTATAATTCTGAGTACCTAGCATCCTCCTCGGAAGAGCTAACCGCTGTTACTCAACAGTTAGTTGTTACAGGCGAAGAAGTAGGCAGAACTATTGAAGAAATTGCAAAAGGGGCAAATGATCAAGCAAAGGATACTGAAGAAGGTGCAACTAATATTGATGAATTAGGTAAGCAAATATTCAAAAATCGTCAAGATATATTAAGCTTAAGCAGTGCATCGGAAGAAGTAAATATTCTAAAGGATGAAGGTTTAAATATATTAACTGAGCTTGTAGAAAAAAATAAAGAGTGTAACATGGCAATGAAGGAAGTAGGAGAAATTATTGCTAATACGAATAAAAGTGCGGAAAAAATAGAAGTTGCCAGTGAGATGGTTAAAAATATAACACAGCAGACTAATTTATTGGCGCTAAATGCAGCAATTGAGGCGGCACGAGCAGGAGAAGCTGGTAAGGGATTTGCGGTAGTGGCAGATGAAATAAGAAAACTATCCGAACAATCCAATCAATTTACACAGCAAATTACTGATATAGTGGTAGATTTAACTAATAAAACTGGTCAAGCTGTAAATACTATGGGCGAAGTTGATAAAATAGTGATGTCTCAAACTGAGAGTGTAGAACTAACAAATATTAAATTTGAGGGAATCGCTGATGCGATAGACAAAGTAAAGGAAGCGATAGAAGATATTAATCAATCTGGAAATGAGATGGATAGAAAAAAAGAAAGTATTATAGAGACTATCCAAAACCTATCAGCAATATCTGAGGAAAATGCAGCAGGAACAGAAGAAGCAGCGGCTTCTGTAGAAGAACAAATAGCATCTATAGAAGAAATTGCTAATGCTAGTGAATCTTTAGCGAAGCTTGCTGAAGAAATGCAGGAGAGTATTTCTAAATTTAAATATTAG
- a CDS encoding DUF3798 domain-containing protein — MKILKRFLVLLVALTMILSLAACGNKQGTAAVPKYKIGIMSGTVSQGEEEFRAAENMKAKYGDMIVTSTYPDRFMQEQETTITNMMAMASDPDVKAIVMTQAVPGAAAAVDRVREIRPDILFILGSPQEDQDVIASKGDIVLNTDDLGRGEQIAEHAHNMGAKTLVHYTFPRHMSIEFLAVRRDRMKAKAEELGMKFVQEDAPDPTGDAGVPGTQQFIIEDVPRKITEYGKDTAFFATNCAMMEPLIRQSIEGGAIFPVQCCPSPYHAMPAALGIAVPDEKAGDLGYIIDEIGKKVEKAGMKGRVATWPVPVNMMFIEGGVEYARAYLEGKTNGKVDKEKLVEVLEKIAGGSVQLTEYEGHNNYFLYLSDHIIF; from the coding sequence ATGAAAATTTTGAAAAGATTTTTAGTGTTACTAGTAGCATTAACTATGATTTTAAGCCTAGCAGCTTGCGGCAACAAGCAAGGCACAGCAGCAGTACCTAAATATAAAATAGGTATTATGTCTGGTACGGTATCTCAAGGTGAAGAGGAGTTTAGAGCGGCTGAAAATATGAAGGCAAAATACGGTGATATGATTGTTACCAGTACGTATCCAGATCGCTTTATGCAAGAGCAAGAAACTACGATTACTAATATGATGGCTATGGCATCTGACCCAGATGTAAAGGCTATTGTTATGACTCAAGCTGTACCAGGTGCGGCAGCGGCTGTCGACAGAGTTAGAGAGATTAGACCAGATATACTATTTATATTAGGATCTCCCCAAGAAGATCAAGATGTTATTGCATCTAAGGGTGATATTGTACTGAACACAGATGATTTAGGTAGAGGAGAGCAAATAGCAGAGCATGCTCATAATATGGGTGCAAAAACCTTAGTCCACTACACATTCCCAAGGCATATGTCTATTGAATTCTTAGCTGTAAGAAGAGATAGAATGAAGGCTAAGGCAGAAGAACTAGGTATGAAATTTGTGCAAGAGGATGCTCCAGATCCAACAGGGGATGCAGGAGTTCCTGGAACACAACAATTCATTATTGAAGATGTGCCAAGAAAAATTACTGAATATGGTAAAGATACGGCATTCTTTGCTACTAATTGTGCTATGATGGAACCTCTTATTAGACAAAGTATAGAAGGTGGAGCTATATTTCCAGTACAATGTTGTCCGTCTCCTTATCATGCAATGCCAGCTGCACTAGGTATTGCTGTTCCTGATGAAAAAGCAGGCGATTTAGGTTATATAATCGATGAAATAGGCAAGAAAGTTGAAAAAGCTGGAATGAAAGGAAGGGTTGCTACTTGGCCAGTTCCTGTAAACATGATGTTTATTGAAGGTGGAGTAGAATATGCTAGAGCTTACTTAGAAGGTAAGACAAATGGAAAAGTGGATAAAGAAAAACTTGTTGAAGTTCTAGAAAAAATAGCAGGTGGTTCTGTTCAATTAACAGAGTATGAAGGTCATAATAACTATTTCTTATATCTTTCAGATCATATTATTTTTTAA
- a CDS encoding TfoX/Sxy family protein, translated as MASSLDFVEYVCDQISGAGEITYKKMFGEYGIYCDGKVIGVICDNQFFVKKTNVCTNLLPDCEEASPYTGAKPHFLIESVEDMEFISNFIRKTCDELPMPKPKKKKS; from the coding sequence ATGGCTTCAAGTCTGGATTTTGTAGAATATGTTTGCGACCAAATCAGCGGTGCAGGTGAAATTACATATAAGAAAATGTTTGGTGAATACGGCATTTACTGTGATGGGAAAGTTATAGGCGTAATTTGTGATAATCAGTTTTTTGTAAAGAAAACCAATGTCTGCACAAACCTTTTGCCAGATTGCGAGGAAGCATCTCCATATACAGGTGCAAAACCTCATTTTCTAATTGAAAGTGTTGAGGATATGGAGTTCATATCTAACTTTATCCGTAAAACCTGTGACGAATTACCAATGCCCAAACCAAAAAAGAAAAAATCTTAG
- a CDS encoding MATE family efflux transporter has protein sequence MKKLLKDKKFFILLFTLALPITFQNLISSSLNLIDNLMIGKLGETEIAAVGLINQFFFIFMLCLSGINAGASIFMSQYWGKKNIDRIKKVLGLNIILGLLTAIVFSIVGLAFPSFVIRVFTKDQHVIALGTTYLRFVALGFVMTSITQAYSTALRSTEQPNTPMYASLIGVACNAILNWVLIFGNLGFPPMGVKGAAIATTIARGAEMFYVLIVVYGINNIIGVKLREIFSFNREFVMVYFRTSYSVIINEIIWALGMTAYSVVYAKISISAVAGMQIATTISNIFMVVCIGLASASAIMIGTQIGAEHEDIAKDYAFKLGVLSPFIGILIGIGIWVSAPFILQSFNISHTTYQSTLMVLRIMAVFCPLRFFNVLMIIGVFRGGGDTTYSMIVQGVTLWLYAIPLSFVAAVYFKISLPMVYFIICTEEIIKAIFEVKRFLSNKWMRNVIEQAV, from the coding sequence ATGAAGAAACTACTAAAAGATAAGAAATTTTTTATTTTATTGTTTACACTAGCTTTACCGATTACTTTTCAAAATCTGATCAGTTCATCCCTTAATCTAATTGATAATTTGATGATTGGTAAGCTAGGAGAAACAGAAATTGCTGCTGTAGGCTTAATCAATCAGTTCTTTTTTATTTTTATGTTATGTTTATCAGGTATTAATGCTGGGGCCAGTATATTTATGTCTCAATATTGGGGAAAAAAGAATATAGATAGAATAAAAAAGGTATTAGGCTTAAATATTATACTGGGACTATTAACAGCTATTGTATTTTCAATTGTAGGGCTGGCATTTCCTAGTTTTGTAATTAGAGTGTTTACTAAAGATCAACATGTTATTGCTTTAGGTACTACTTATTTAAGATTTGTTGCTTTAGGTTTTGTTATGACGAGTATTACACAAGCATATTCTACTGCATTGAGAAGTACAGAACAACCAAATACTCCTATGTATGCTAGCTTAATAGGGGTTGCTTGTAATGCTATTTTAAACTGGGTATTAATTTTTGGAAACTTAGGTTTTCCTCCAATGGGTGTCAAGGGCGCAGCTATAGCTACAACTATAGCAAGAGGAGCTGAAATGTTTTACGTTTTAATTGTAGTATATGGAATTAATAATATTATTGGTGTAAAGCTTAGAGAAATATTTAGCTTTAATAGAGAATTTGTAATGGTATACTTTAGGACATCATATTCAGTAATTATAAATGAAATTATATGGGCTTTAGGTATGACAGCCTATTCAGTTGTTTATGCTAAAATAAGTATTAGTGCTGTAGCTGGGATGCAAATTGCAACTACAATAAGTAATATTTTTATGGTAGTATGTATTGGTTTAGCTAGTGCCTCTGCTATAATGATAGGAACTCAGATTGGGGCAGAGCATGAAGATATAGCTAAGGACTATGCATTTAAACTAGGAGTATTATCACCTTTTATTGGAATCTTGATAGGAATAGGTATATGGGTTTCTGCTCCTTTTATTTTACAATCCTTTAATATTAGCCACACAACATATCAATCTACTCTTATGGTTTTAAGAATTATGGCAGTATTTTGTCCACTACGCTTCTTTAATGTGCTTATGATAATTGGGGTATTTAGAGGTGGAGGAGATACAACATATTCTATGATAGTCCAGGGAGTTACCCTATGGTTATATGCAATACCACTTTCATTTGTTGCCGCAGTCTATTTTAAAATATCATTGCCTATGGTATACTTTATTATCTGTACAGAAGAAATTATAAAAGCAATCTTTGAGGTTAAAAGATTTCTATCGAATAAATGGATGCGGAATGTAATTGAACAAGCTGTATAG
- a CDS encoding ABC transporter permease subunit encodes MKARVKQFIEKFGLPRIIIVGFLIFLSILAAIVEIPFGELIKDSLVRTGMNGVLVLAMVPGILSGVGLNFGLPLGILCGLLGGLISIELNLSGGIGFFAAVLFSIPFAAIVGFGYGWLLNKVKGSEMMVATYVGFSAVSLMSIGWMILPFKSPEMAWPIGKGVRTTISLAGRFDKILNDFATFNIGSITIPTGLILFTLALCGIVWIFLRSKTGVAMKAAGDNPRFAMAAGINVNKHRIIGTILSTILGAIGIIVYSQSFGFLQLYQAPMFMGFAAVAAILIGGATVKKASISNVLIGTFLFQSLLVVALPVANKIMTLGSLAEITRIIVSNGIILYALTQVRGGE; translated from the coding sequence TTGAAAGCGAGAGTAAAGCAATTTATTGAAAAGTTTGGTCTTCCTCGAATTATTATTGTAGGGTTTTTAATTTTTCTTTCTATTTTAGCAGCTATTGTAGAAATACCTTTTGGAGAATTAATTAAAGATTCCTTAGTTAGAACAGGAATGAATGGTGTATTAGTTTTAGCCATGGTTCCAGGTATATTAAGTGGTGTGGGATTGAATTTTGGTCTGCCTTTAGGAATACTTTGTGGTCTTTTAGGTGGACTTATAAGTATAGAGCTAAACCTTTCTGGAGGGATAGGATTTTTTGCAGCTGTATTGTTTTCTATACCATTTGCTGCAATAGTTGGATTTGGATACGGTTGGCTTTTAAATAAGGTAAAGGGATCAGAAATGATGGTAGCAACATATGTAGGGTTTTCAGCAGTATCTTTAATGAGTATAGGTTGGATGATTCTACCCTTTAAGAGTCCAGAAATGGCTTGGCCTATAGGTAAGGGTGTCAGAACTACCATATCCCTAGCAGGTAGATTTGATAAAATATTAAATGATTTTGCTACTTTTAATATAGGTAGCATAACTATTCCTACAGGCTTAATTTTATTCACATTAGCTCTTTGTGGTATTGTTTGGATTTTTCTAAGAAGTAAAACAGGTGTTGCTATGAAGGCTGCTGGGGATAATCCTAGATTTGCTATGGCAGCTGGAATTAATGTTAACAAACATAGAATAATAGGTACAATATTGTCTACTATTTTAGGGGCAATAGGTATTATAGTTTACTCTCAAAGCTTTGGTTTCCTTCAATTATATCAAGCACCGATGTTTATGGGCTTTGCAGCTGTAGCTGCTATATTAATTGGTGGAGCTACCGTAAAAAAGGCATCAATCTCTAATGTGTTAATAGGGACCTTTCTATTTCAATCTCTTTTAGTTGTTGCATTGCCAGTTGCAAATAAGATTATGACCTTAGGAAGCTTAGCGGAAATCACAAGAATTATAGTTAGTAATGGTATAATTTTATATGCACTTACGCAAGTTCGTGGAGGTGAATAA
- a CDS encoding PucR family transcriptional regulator codes for MRRQNGITVEDVLKMECMEKCKLIAGFNGLHNTVSKVNIMADPEILDWVDQGEFLLTTAYSFKLGGLEEQKLFIKECANKGLAGIGIKIYPYLESFPIEIIELANGLNLPIIDLHYGTPFSDIMTPVFKEIFNKQTSLLQRLERAHEQLMDVVLEGGTIGDIGRVTCENLRNPLIIKIGFPDQWFLQLESIDNITKNILFENAKKFYDPNSTKSGERKLNEGIEIIEGKPIRRMVMPIVLKDSIYGHIFSWAINTPLGGFDLSVLENTSTIISLEILKQLSVRDVENRYRSEFLEDLLSMEEKRKEKAEERAHLFKLDINDTFIIVLIHTDEKEEIMVDNFDHRLVTLHSALEGLIEGHSLNGFVARKTDSIYMLLAFHNKKKIDFTIKSFSIDLENLLKKRFEKLNYKIGIGRAYEGLREVHKSYMDSLKAIQAGEILNERSLVFFEDLGVYKILFQDHLYDELNRFYNMTIKPLAAYDEKKSTELVKTLEAYFMYNGNLKRISEVLFTHYNTTLYRIERIQKITGLNLENPEHRLNLQIGLKIKKLLGNISKI; via the coding sequence ATGAGAAGGCAGAATGGGATTACTGTTGAAGATGTTTTAAAAATGGAATGTATGGAAAAGTGCAAGCTAATCGCAGGATTTAATGGGTTGCATAATACAGTTTCAAAGGTAAATATTATGGCAGATCCAGAAATTTTAGATTGGGTAGATCAAGGGGAATTTTTGCTAACTACAGCCTATTCCTTTAAACTCGGAGGACTAGAAGAACAAAAATTATTTATAAAAGAATGTGCAAACAAAGGGTTAGCAGGTATAGGAATAAAGATATATCCATATTTAGAGTCCTTTCCAATTGAAATTATTGAACTGGCCAACGGACTAAATCTTCCCATTATAGACTTACACTATGGAACTCCCTTTAGTGATATAATGACACCTGTTTTTAAGGAAATTTTTAACAAGCAGACCTCACTGCTTCAACGATTAGAAAGAGCCCACGAGCAATTGATGGATGTAGTACTAGAAGGTGGAACTATAGGGGATATTGGAAGAGTAACCTGTGAAAATTTAAGAAATCCTCTTATAATTAAAATTGGGTTTCCAGATCAATGGTTTTTACAATTGGAGTCTATTGATAATATTACGAAAAATATTTTATTTGAAAATGCAAAAAAATTTTATGATCCTAATTCTACAAAAAGTGGCGAAAGAAAGTTGAATGAAGGAATAGAAATAATTGAAGGGAAGCCTATACGAAGGATGGTAATGCCTATTGTTCTAAAAGACAGTATATATGGGCATATTTTCTCTTGGGCTATAAATACTCCACTAGGGGGATTTGATCTTTCTGTATTAGAAAATACATCAACCATAATTTCCTTAGAAATATTAAAGCAACTTTCCGTAAGAGATGTTGAAAATAGATATAGATCGGAATTTTTGGAAGACCTACTTTCTATGGAGGAAAAAAGAAAGGAAAAGGCAGAGGAACGAGCTCACTTATTTAAGCTAGATATTAATGACACCTTCATTATAGTGTTGATACATACTGATGAAAAAGAAGAAATTATGGTTGATAATTTTGATCACAGACTAGTAACTTTACATAGCGCTTTGGAAGGATTAATAGAAGGACATAGTTTAAATGGTTTTGTCGCTAGGAAAACTGACAGTATATATATGTTATTAGCTTTTCATAATAAAAAGAAAATAGATTTTACTATTAAATCATTTAGCATCGATTTGGAAAATTTATTAAAGAAAAGATTTGAAAAGCTTAATTATAAAATAGGAATAGGAAGGGCTTATGAAGGTTTAAGAGAGGTACATAAAAGCTATATGGACTCTTTAAAGGCTATACAAGCTGGGGAAATACTAAATGAAAGATCTTTAGTATTTTTTGAAGATCTGGGTGTATATAAAATACTTTTTCAAGATCACTTGTATGACGAGCTAAATAGATTCTATAATATGACTATTAAGCCACTTGCAGCTTATGATGAAAAAAAATCGACAGAATTAGTTAAAACCCTAGAAGCTTATTTTATGTACAATGGCAATTTAAAAAGGATTTCAGAAGTGCTTTTTACCCACTACAATACTACACTTTATCGTATTGAAAGGATACAGAAAATTACAGGTCTCAACCTAGAAAACCCAGAACATAGGCTGAACTTACAAATAGGACTTAAAATTAAAAAGTTATTAGGTAATATATCTAAAATATAG